A genome region from Chromatiales bacterium includes the following:
- a CDS encoding TauD/TfdA family dioxygenase, giving the protein MVLAPVAASFGREVQGVDLARAVPRGIRARLSLAVAEHQVLVFRNQTLDARRAREIASWFGSVRDVPGTRFDRQPVRGVRTISNIDVSGRVRATHPDPFSRIWHADGAWMNPPARASALYAQQVPSSGGETVFADMYAATEALHDDRRASIQRLRVIHHVDLARVFRFGRSVVVPSGLPLAVRLRRWRRFLRAMLPGGASVHPVVRVCADTGRAAVVLGADAWRVLGMSRRRGMLFVEQLTSELVGLAPLYTHRWGSGDLVIWDNRSTLHRVLDYNPLDRRVMLHLVMLEPSHA; this is encoded by the coding sequence ATGGTTCTGGCGCCGGTTGCCGCTTCGTTCGGGCGAGAGGTGCAGGGCGTGGATCTCGCGCGAGCGGTTCCGCGCGGCATAAGGGCAAGACTTTCTCTAGCAGTTGCCGAGCACCAGGTGCTGGTCTTTCGCAACCAGACGCTGGACGCACGGCGCGCGCGAGAGATTGCCAGTTGGTTCGGCTCCGTTCGTGACGTACCCGGTACGCGATTCGATCGCCAGCCCGTCCGTGGCGTACGCACCATCAGCAACATTGATGTGAGTGGGCGCGTGCGGGCGACGCACCCCGACCCGTTCAGCCGAATCTGGCACGCGGACGGCGCCTGGATGAATCCACCCGCGCGCGCATCCGCCTTGTATGCGCAGCAGGTGCCGAGTTCAGGAGGCGAAACCGTATTCGCGGATATGTATGCCGCGACGGAAGCCCTGCATGACGACCGACGTGCCTCGATCCAACGTCTGCGGGTGATCCACCACGTCGACCTCGCGCGTGTGTTTCGTTTCGGGCGATCCGTCGTTGTTCCGAGCGGATTGCCCCTGGCCGTCAGGCTAAGACGCTGGCGGCGTTTTCTTCGAGCGATGCTGCCCGGTGGCGCCAGCGTGCACCCTGTGGTTCGCGTTTGTGCCGACACCGGGCGTGCAGCGGTCGTGCTCGGGGCCGACGCATGGCGCGTGCTTGGGATGTCCCGTCGTCGCGGCATGCTATTCGTGGAGCAACTGACCAGTGAACTGGTCGGCCTAGCGCCGCTCTACACGCATCGCTGGGGGTCGGGCGATCTCGTCATTTGGGATAATCGCAGCACGCTGCATCGTGTGCTCGATTACAACCCGCTCGACCGGCGCGTGATGTTGCATCTGGTCATGCTCGAGCCCTCGCACGCCTGA
- the thrS gene encoding threonine--tRNA ligase encodes MPVITLPDGSQRSFDLPVSVAEVAASIGPGLARAAWAGRVDGRLVDTSHRIDSDASLAIVTARDEDALELLRHDAAHVMAQAVQELYPGTQVTIGPAIEDGFYYDFARDESFTPEDLDRIEQRMGEIVDRDLPIQREVWDRAEAMRVFGGIGEDYKVEIIDEIIPEGEEVSVYRQGEWFDVCRGPHLPSTGKLPKAFKLMKVAGAYWRGDSRNPMLQRIYGTAWRDKKELAAHLHKLEEAEKRDHRKLGRRLDLFHMQEEAPGMVFWHDHGWRIYLLIQDYIRDRLREAGYLEVHTPQVIDRSLWERSGHWDKFQEMMFTTASENRDYAIKPMNCPAHIQIFNHGLRSYRDLPLRLAEFGSCHRNEPSGTLHGLMRVRNFVQDDAHIFCTEAQIGPEVSAFMDLLYSVYRDFGFEEVLVKLSTRPAQRVGADELWDKAEAALEQCLNDKRLAFDLQPGEGAFYGPKIEFSLKDSIGRVWQLGTIQLDFSMPGRLGAEYVAEDNTRQVPVMLHRAILGSLERFIGILVEHHAGAFPPWLAPVQAVVASITDRQADYAEMVAKRLSERGFRVESDLRNEKIGFKIRAHAMARVPYQLIVGEREQSEGSVAVRTRAGEDLGSMPLEAFAERLGAEVAGRSAQT; translated from the coding sequence ATGCCCGTCATTACCCTTCCCGACGGTTCCCAGCGCTCGTTCGACTTGCCCGTGAGCGTGGCCGAGGTCGCGGCATCGATCGGCCCGGGCCTTGCCCGTGCCGCCTGGGCCGGCCGGGTGGACGGCCGCCTGGTCGATACAAGCCACCGGATTGACTCCGATGCGAGCCTAGCGATCGTCACCGCCCGTGACGAGGACGCCCTGGAACTCCTGCGTCACGACGCCGCGCATGTGATGGCGCAGGCCGTACAGGAGCTGTATCCGGGCACCCAGGTCACGATCGGTCCCGCGATCGAGGACGGGTTCTACTACGACTTCGCCCGCGACGAGAGTTTCACGCCCGAAGACCTCGATCGCATCGAGCAACGCATGGGCGAGATCGTCGACCGGGATCTGCCGATTCAGCGCGAGGTCTGGGACCGCGCCGAGGCCATGCGCGTGTTCGGCGGGATCGGCGAGGACTACAAGGTCGAGATCATCGACGAGATCATCCCGGAGGGCGAGGAGGTCTCGGTCTACCGGCAGGGCGAATGGTTCGACGTCTGCCGCGGGCCGCATCTGCCGTCCACGGGCAAGCTGCCCAAGGCGTTCAAGCTCATGAAGGTCGCCGGCGCGTACTGGCGCGGGGATTCACGCAATCCCATGCTCCAGCGCATCTACGGCACGGCCTGGCGCGACAAAAAGGAGCTCGCCGCGCATCTGCACAAGCTTGAAGAGGCCGAAAAGCGCGATCACCGCAAGCTCGGTCGCCGGCTGGACCTCTTCCACATGCAGGAAGAGGCGCCGGGCATGGTGTTCTGGCATGACCACGGCTGGCGAATCTACCTCCTGATCCAGGACTACATTCGCGACCGGCTGCGCGAGGCGGGCTATCTCGAAGTCCACACGCCGCAGGTCATCGACCGCTCGCTCTGGGAGCGTTCGGGCCACTGGGACAAGTTCCAGGAAATGATGTTCACCACGGCATCGGAAAACCGCGACTACGCGATCAAGCCGATGAACTGCCCGGCGCACATCCAGATCTTCAACCACGGCCTGCGCTCCTACCGCGACCTGCCGCTGCGGCTCGCGGAGTTCGGTTCCTGCCACCGTAACGAGCCGTCCGGCACCCTGCACGGTCTGATGCGGGTGCGAAATTTCGTGCAGGACGACGCCCACATCTTCTGCACCGAGGCCCAGATCGGCCCGGAAGTCTCCGCCTTCATGGATCTGTTGTACTCGGTCTACCGGGATTTCGGCTTCGAGGAGGTGCTGGTCAAGCTCTCCACGCGGCCGGCGCAGCGGGTGGGCGCGGACGAACTCTGGGACAAGGCCGAGGCGGCGCTCGAACAGTGCCTGAACGACAAGCGCCTAGCATTCGACCTGCAGCCGGGCGAAGGCGCGTTCTACGGGCCGAAGATCGAGTTCTCGCTGAAGGACTCGATCGGCCGGGTCTGGCAGCTCGGCACGATCCAGCTCGACTTCTCCATGCCCGGCCGGCTGGGGGCCGAGTACGTCGCCGAAGACAACACCCGGCAGGTGCCGGTGATGCTGCACCGGGCGATCCTCGGCTCGCTGGAACGGTTCATCGGCATCCTCGTCGAGCACCATGCCGGCGCGTTCCCGCCGTGGCTGGCGCCGGTGCAGGCGGTGGTCGCCTCGATCACCGACCGGCAGGCCGATTACGCCGAAATGGTCGCCAAACGCTTGTCTGAACGGGGTTTCCGGGTCGAGTCCGACTTGAGAAACGAGAAGATCGGCTTTAAAATCCGCGCCCACGCCATGGCCCGCGTCCCCTATCAGCTCATTGTCGGGGAGCGCGAGCAGAGCGAAGGCAGTGTTGCAGTACGCACCCGCGCCGGCGAGGATCTGGGTTCAATGCCCCTGGAGGCCTTTGCCGAACGGCTCGGCGCAGAAGTCGCCGGACGCAGCGCCCAGACCTGA
- the rpmI gene encoding 50S ribosomal protein L35 — translation MPKLKTNRGAAKRFQRNGAGRFKRAQSHRRHILTKKDTKRKRQLRSPSLVNPSDHELIKRMMPYA, via the coding sequence ATGCCAAAACTAAAGACCAATCGCGGGGCCGCCAAGCGCTTTCAGCGCAACGGTGCGGGCCGCTTCAAACGCGCTCAGTCGCATCGTCGACACATCCTTACGAAGAAGGACACCAAGCGCAAACGCCAACTGCGTTCGCCCTCACTGGTGAATCCATCGGATCATGAGCTGATCAAGCGCATGATGCCGTACGCCTGA
- the rplT gene encoding 50S ribosomal protein L20 codes for MSRVKKGVTAHARHKKVLKQARGYYGARSRSFRIAKQSVIKAGQYAYRDRRQRKRQFRALWIVRINAAARENGLSYSRLMDGLNKAAIEIDRKVLADLAVFDKAGFAQLAEQAKASLAAAA; via the coding sequence ATGTCACGAGTGAAGAAAGGCGTGACCGCGCATGCGCGGCACAAGAAGGTTCTCAAGCAGGCCCGCGGCTACTACGGTGCACGCAGCCGCTCATTCCGGATTGCGAAGCAGTCGGTCATCAAGGCCGGCCAGTACGCCTATCGCGACCGTCGCCAGCGCAAGCGCCAGTTCCGTGCGCTGTGGATCGTGCGCATCAACGCGGCGGCACGCGAGAACGGCCTGTCGTACAGTCGTCTGATGGACGGACTCAACAAGGCCGCGATCGAAATCGACCGCAAGGTGCTGGCCGATCTGGCCGTGTTCGACAAGGCTGGCTTCGCGCAGCTTGCCGAGCAGGCCAAGGCGAGCCTCGCGGCCGCAGCCTGA
- a CDS encoding methyltransferase domain-containing protein, whose product MAEAGDGIEVFPGGWSFSEDVAERFDDHVARSIPLYEQGHELIARISDYFLPTGSLCYELGCSTGRLLERLGRRHVSREVRFVGVDNQAGMVVRARSRCQSLASVKVLRGDLRDLQFDTSSLVISYYTCQFVDPEHRLSLFQSIARALSKGGAFVLFEKVLAPSARAQDVLSGVYTTFKREQGYSADEIIAKAESLRGVLRPLSIAENHRLLRRAGFQEIAPIFGYACFAGFLAIR is encoded by the coding sequence ATGGCTGAGGCTGGCGACGGCATTGAGGTGTTTCCCGGAGGATGGAGCTTTTCCGAGGATGTGGCCGAACGGTTCGACGACCACGTCGCTCGCTCCATCCCCCTGTATGAGCAGGGTCACGAGCTCATTGCGCGCATCTCGGACTATTTCCTGCCCACCGGATCGCTGTGCTACGAGCTGGGATGCTCGACCGGTCGACTGCTGGAGCGTCTCGGACGACGGCATGTATCGCGTGAGGTACGTTTCGTCGGCGTGGACAACCAGGCTGGCATGGTGGTGCGTGCTCGTAGCCGTTGCCAGAGTCTGGCTTCGGTCAAGGTCTTGCGAGGAGATTTGCGGGACCTGCAATTTGACACGAGTTCGCTCGTGATCAGTTACTACACTTGTCAGTTCGTTGACCCGGAACACAGGCTTTCCCTGTTTCAAAGCATCGCTCGCGCCTTGAGCAAGGGTGGGGCTTTCGTATTGTTTGAGAAGGTCCTCGCGCCCAGTGCGCGAGCCCAGGATGTGCTGAGCGGCGTCTATACGACATTCAAGCGCGAGCAGGGATACAGCGCGGACGAGATCATCGCCAAGGCCGAAAGCCTGCGCGGGGTGCTGCGTCCGCTGAGCATCGCCGAGAACCATCGGCTGTTGCGGCGGGCCGGTTTCCAGGAAATCGCGCCGATTTTCGGCTACGCCTGCTTCGCCGGGTTTTTGGCCATCCGCTAA
- the infC gene encoding translation initiation factor IF-3, protein MTQNKETRLNDEIDAPEVRLIGADGSQVGVVSIAEALRVAEVAELDLVEIVPTAEPPVCRVMDFGKHQFDESKKRQAQRRRQKQIQVKEVKFRPGTDEGDYQIKLRNLRRFLEAGDRAKITVRFRGREMMHKDLGMKQIERVEHDLEDLATVEQHARLEGRQLVMLLAPKRGKK, encoded by the coding sequence ATCACGCAGAACAAAGAGACGCGGCTGAACGACGAGATCGACGCACCCGAGGTGCGCCTGATCGGAGCCGACGGAAGTCAGGTCGGAGTCGTTTCGATCGCAGAGGCCCTGCGCGTTGCCGAAGTGGCGGAACTCGACCTGGTCGAGATCGTGCCGACCGCGGAACCGCCGGTTTGCCGGGTCATGGACTTCGGCAAACACCAGTTCGACGAGAGCAAGAAGCGTCAGGCCCAGCGCCGTCGTCAGAAACAGATTCAGGTCAAGGAGGTCAAATTTCGCCCAGGCACGGACGAGGGCGACTACCAGATCAAGCTGCGCAATCTGCGCCGCTTCCTGGAGGCCGGGGATCGGGCCAAGATCACGGTCCGCTTTCGCGGCCGTGAAATGATGCACAAGGATCTGGGCATGAAGCAGATCGAGCGGGTCGAACACGACCTCGAGGATCTTGCAACGGTCGAGCAGCATGCGCGGCTCGAAGGCAGACAATTAGTCATGTTGCTGGCGCCCAAACGCGGCAAGAAATAG